From Mucilaginibacter rubeus, a single genomic window includes:
- a CDS encoding VOC family protein, producing the protein MKKFLLLGLFCVAFLLGYSFNRLTNPVNKGPRVTGLGGIFFKAKDPKGLEAWYSKNLGIRVGDYGANFEWHQGMDSTKKGFTVWAPFKETTKYFQPSEKQFMINYRVEGLTQLLAQMKAAGILPTDSVEKTSYGDFVHLMDPEGNKIELWEPNDVGYAKMGSNTTK; encoded by the coding sequence ATGAAAAAGTTTCTGCTCCTCGGGCTGTTTTGTGTAGCCTTTTTACTGGGCTATAGTTTCAATCGTTTAACCAATCCCGTAAACAAAGGCCCGCGGGTAACGGGCCTCGGCGGCATTTTCTTTAAGGCCAAAGATCCCAAGGGCTTGGAAGCCTGGTACAGCAAGAACCTCGGAATCCGGGTTGGCGATTACGGTGCAAATTTTGAATGGCACCAGGGCATGGACAGCACAAAAAAGGGATTTACTGTATGGGCGCCATTTAAGGAAACCACCAAATATTTTCAGCCTTCTGAAAAGCAATTCATGATCAATTACCGTGTAGAAGGCTTAACCCAACTTTTAGCCCAAATGAAAGCGGCAGGTATCCTACCGACCGACAGCGTAGAAAAAACAAGCTATGGTGATTTTGTACACCTGATGGACCCCGAGGGCAATAAAATTGAACTATGGGAACCCAATGATGTAGGGTATGCAAAAATGGGTTCTAACACCACCAAATAA
- a CDS encoding SRPBCC family protein, protein MAKIIQHQLFYPHPPEVVWEYITNQELISQWLMPGDLKPVLGHEFQLRAKPMPEMDFDGIFYCKILEVIPHKKLSYSWKFGPGNGELCDSTVNWTLTEKDNGTELLLVHRDFAGAVSPLILTSMEKGWLSNMHKILNAINAEKDGAAQA, encoded by the coding sequence ATGGCAAAAATCATTCAACACCAATTATTCTACCCTCACCCACCTGAGGTGGTTTGGGAGTACATTACAAACCAGGAGCTGATAAGCCAGTGGCTAATGCCCGGCGATCTGAAGCCTGTATTAGGTCATGAATTTCAATTGAGGGCCAAACCCATGCCTGAAATGGATTTTGACGGAATTTTTTATTGCAAGATCCTGGAAGTTATCCCACACAAAAAACTTTCGTATTCATGGAAATTTGGCCCCGGCAATGGCGAACTGTGCGACTCGACAGTGAACTGGACGCTTACTGAAAAAGATAATGGTACCGAACTTTTGCTGGTACACCGTGACTTTGCCGGCGCAGTAAGTCCGTTGATACTTACTTCCATGGAAAAAGGCTGGTTAAGCAATATGCATAAAATACTGAATGCTATAAACGCTGAAAAAGATGGAGCAGCACAGGCTTGA
- a CDS encoding ArsR/SmtB family transcription factor, with the protein MEQHRLDVFQVIADPSRRQILHLLSKDSRTINSLAENFDMSRPAVSKHIKVLYHAGFIEIQDIGRERHCILKQDGFKELNEWLAYYDKFWGDKLDKLGALMNDNLNKK; encoded by the coding sequence ATGGAGCAGCACAGGCTTGATGTATTCCAGGTAATTGCAGACCCCAGCAGAAGACAAATATTGCACCTGCTTTCAAAAGACAGCCGCACAATTAACTCGCTGGCCGAAAATTTTGATATGAGCCGTCCCGCTGTTTCAAAGCACATCAAAGTGCTTTACCATGCCGGCTTTATTGAAATTCAGGACATTGGCCGGGAAAGACATTGTATTTTAAAACAAGATGGCTTTAAAGAACTTAATGAGTGGCTTGCTTACTATGATAAGTTCTGGGGCGATAAACTGGATAAGCTGGGAGCATTAATGAACGATAATTTAAATAAGAAATGA
- a CDS encoding FAD-dependent oxidoreductase, translating to MKNLFKTTWLCLPILFITVNTSIASTSVLNTEVCIYGGTSAGVIAAYTAKKMGKQVLLIEPGLHLGGMSSGGLGFTDIGNKYVVTGLARDFYRRIGANYGRFEQWIFEPKVAEKIFDDYVNRAGFKVLKSTRIVSAQKQGSKIISITTEDSVHPGKISYRTIKATMFIDCSYEGDLMARAGVSYSAGREANSEYNETIDGVQVMEGHQMPDGIDPYKTPGDANSGLLWGINQGDVRPSGSGDKKIQAYNYRITLTNVPENRIPITRPDNYAPERYELLKRLKQLKPWKSFTDILFLSNMPNGKTDINNLGGFSTDMIGMNWDYPDADYAKRAQIIKAHEDYTKGLLYFVGHDASVPEQVREQMLQWGYPKDEFTDHQHFSPQLYIREARRMKGELIMTQHHCQGRETVTDGVGMAAYTMDSHNCDRQVINGMAKNEGNVEVGGFGPYPVSYRAITPKKAEATNLLVPVCLSATHIAYGSIRMEPVFMVLGQSAAVAACIAIDKGKTVQQLDAGLIRQQLRDNPLADGSIPEVLVDNDDTTHCQITGNWQKEKSGGYGPSYLLDTLNSGEGKSIKYLPEIKASGSYSVYAYFPKVKKASTKTMIKIFDGKQLNEKTINVASLEVAGQTSGEWIALGSFTLSKGQQPYVEISTKDANGATAADAILFVPQKKL from the coding sequence ATGAAAAACCTGTTCAAAACCACCTGGCTTTGCCTGCCCATATTGTTCATAACAGTTAACACCTCCATAGCATCGACATCTGTACTTAACACCGAGGTATGCATTTATGGCGGAACTTCTGCCGGAGTTATAGCCGCTTATACCGCTAAAAAGATGGGGAAACAAGTGCTGCTGATTGAGCCAGGGCTACACCTGGGCGGCATGTCAAGCGGAGGCCTCGGGTTTACCGATATTGGGAATAAATATGTGGTGACCGGCCTGGCTCGCGATTTTTATCGCCGGATTGGGGCCAATTACGGCAGGTTTGAGCAATGGATATTTGAGCCTAAAGTGGCCGAAAAAATATTTGATGATTATGTAAACCGCGCCGGTTTCAAAGTTTTAAAAAGCACCCGCATTGTATCGGCACAAAAACAAGGCAGCAAGATCATTAGTATTACCACTGAAGACTCTGTACATCCCGGCAAAATATCCTACCGCACCATTAAAGCAACTATGTTTATCGACTGCTCCTATGAGGGCGACCTGATGGCGAGGGCCGGCGTATCCTATTCTGCCGGTCGCGAGGCCAATAGTGAGTATAACGAAACCATCGACGGCGTCCAGGTAATGGAAGGCCATCAAATGCCCGACGGAATTGATCCATATAAGACACCAGGCGATGCTAACAGTGGTCTGTTATGGGGCATCAACCAGGGTGACGTACGTCCCAGTGGCAGCGGTGACAAAAAAATCCAGGCCTATAACTATCGTATAACCTTAACCAACGTTCCCGAAAACAGGATCCCCATAACCAGGCCGGACAATTATGCCCCCGAACGGTACGAGCTGCTGAAGCGGTTAAAGCAATTGAAACCCTGGAAATCATTTACCGATATCCTCTTTTTGAGCAACATGCCTAACGGAAAAACAGATATCAATAATCTGGGCGGTTTTTCTACCGATATGATCGGGATGAACTGGGATTATCCTGATGCTGACTATGCTAAACGTGCGCAGATCATCAAAGCACATGAGGATTACACCAAAGGTTTACTCTACTTTGTTGGCCACGATGCTTCTGTACCCGAACAGGTGAGGGAGCAGATGCTGCAATGGGGCTATCCTAAAGATGAGTTTACAGATCATCAACACTTTAGTCCTCAACTTTACATTCGCGAGGCCCGCCGAATGAAGGGAGAACTGATCATGACCCAGCACCACTGCCAGGGTCGGGAAACCGTAACAGACGGCGTGGGCATGGCCGCCTATACCATGGATTCGCACAATTGCGACCGCCAGGTTATCAACGGCATGGCAAAAAATGAAGGCAACGTAGAAGTAGGTGGCTTCGGCCCCTACCCGGTATCTTACCGTGCCATTACTCCTAAAAAGGCGGAGGCAACTAACCTCCTGGTACCGGTTTGCCTGTCAGCAACCCATATCGCATATGGCTCTATCCGCATGGAACCCGTTTTCATGGTACTCGGACAGTCGGCCGCGGTTGCCGCTTGTATAGCTATAGACAAAGGTAAAACTGTACAACAGCTTGATGCAGGGTTGATCCGTCAGCAATTGCGTGATAACCCACTTGCTGATGGCAGCATACCCGAAGTTTTGGTTGATAATGACGACACCACGCACTGCCAGATTACAGGCAACTGGCAAAAAGAAAAATCAGGAGGTTATGGCCCGTCATATTTGCTCGATACCCTGAATTCCGGCGAAGGCAAATCGATAAAATACCTACCCGAAATAAAGGCGAGTGGAAGCTACAGCGTTTATGCCTATTTCCCAAAAGTCAAGAAAGCGTCGACTAAAACGATGATTAAGATTTTTGATGGTAAACAGCTGAATGAAAAAACGATCAACGTGGCCTCTCTTGAAGTTGCCGGGCAAACCTCGGGCGAATGGATTGCACTGGGCAGCTTTACTCTATCCAAAGGACAACAACCTTATGTAGAAATCAGCACTAAGGACGCTAACGGAGCTACTGCCGCAGATGCTATTCTATTCGTGCCGCAAAAAAAGCTTTAG
- a CDS encoding SRPBCC family protein, with the protein MKDQDLTVTIAVDKSPKEAFDAINNVRGWWSEEVKGGTENLNDEFTYKARDLHRCTMKLIEVVPNQKVVWLVLDNYFSFTKDQTEWKGTKVIFEISEKDGKTQIQFTHQGLVPQHECYEVCSDAWTGYITGSLYNLITTGKGEPNPKES; encoded by the coding sequence ATGAAAGATCAGGATTTAACTGTAACTATAGCGGTAGACAAATCGCCGAAAGAGGCATTTGACGCTATCAATAACGTTCGCGGATGGTGGTCGGAAGAAGTTAAAGGCGGTACGGAAAACCTCAACGATGAGTTTACCTATAAAGCCCGTGACCTCCATCGCTGCACCATGAAGCTCATAGAAGTTGTCCCCAACCAAAAAGTAGTTTGGCTTGTGCTGGACAACTATTTCAGCTTCACCAAAGATCAAACCGAATGGAAAGGCACAAAAGTAATTTTTGAAATTTCTGAAAAGGACGGCAAAACGCAAATCCAATTCACGCATCAGGGTTTAGTCCCTCAACATGAGTGCTATGAGGTTTGTTCAGACGCATGGACTGGTTACATTACAGGCAGCCTGTATAACCTGATCACCACCGGCAAGGGCGAACCCAATCCAAAAGAAAGTTAG
- a CDS encoding protein-disulfide reductase DsbD domain-containing protein, with protein MKKISLALLLCLVFGAATFGDVMKHGAGKITLHVLYVGYDPAKPKPEHVNYYSTATGAIDEAWKTRMADFKAFLEQRFEKADVVDVRDYDAAMSEKVDVTILDAGPVKLPAGFDRPIILMHEMAPNVGLPIGLKFDWYCQCLEDDALNIKTSHAIFNTPIKVNLTLVNRPTPGSFFNGFQGGTAPKELPMWKVIKEDPAAKDKYIIGMVAHGEGFNDSPDAEAISGGVCLKNAEAVALGRQGNYFMWGFSGSPNHMTDEAKDVLVNTVCYIKKFDHQKPIMKKVQIENREWVNEMIYRTDKGLYEKALIARKEGNARLLKMQQELKDRKAKGEDIGRGNEMFLKMPVTDDTQSFDDYLKSWAGSGMYDMFGTNTSAYHKYYLANLEYFYPLDAYSLQVDEDAKKLGISNRKVELLEKCIKMLEKGEEPALAQRVLERYTTEKFASAKEWRDWLTRNKANLYYTESGGFKFMVNIYKAETTAVVPAPTGDMKTANAAIMPTRTDPVIVSAKLVDEANGKKQVVVKADILQGWHIYAYVPKDSPFITTQPIIELPKGITNTEWQTSAGVPFTGGEGMFVWEDKATFKTEISTASLKPGMVIKCGLYYQVCDNNKCFPPKRKIIEIQVL; from the coding sequence ATGAAAAAGATCAGTTTGGCTTTGCTGCTTTGCCTTGTGTTTGGTGCGGCCACTTTTGGTGACGTAATGAAACATGGAGCAGGTAAAATAACGCTCCATGTTTTATATGTAGGTTATGACCCTGCAAAACCCAAGCCGGAGCATGTAAATTATTATAGTACGGCTACAGGTGCCATTGATGAGGCATGGAAAACCCGCATGGCCGATTTTAAGGCATTTTTAGAGCAAAGATTTGAAAAGGCTGATGTTGTGGATGTAAGGGATTACGATGCTGCGATGTCGGAGAAGGTAGATGTTACCATCCTTGATGCCGGGCCAGTAAAATTGCCTGCCGGTTTTGATCGTCCTATAATTCTGATGCATGAAATGGCCCCAAACGTAGGCTTGCCTATTGGCCTGAAATTCGATTGGTATTGCCAGTGTCTGGAGGATGACGCGCTGAACATTAAAACCAGTCATGCTATATTTAATACGCCTATCAAAGTGAATTTAACTTTGGTTAACAGGCCTACGCCGGGTTCTTTTTTTAACGGTTTTCAGGGGGGTACAGCGCCAAAGGAACTACCTATGTGGAAGGTGATCAAAGAAGATCCGGCTGCTAAGGATAAATACATTATCGGCATGGTAGCCCACGGCGAGGGCTTCAATGATTCGCCCGATGCGGAAGCGATAAGTGGTGGCGTTTGTCTTAAAAATGCCGAGGCTGTGGCATTGGGGCGTCAGGGTAATTATTTTATGTGGGGATTTTCGGGTTCGCCCAATCACATGACTGATGAGGCTAAGGACGTATTGGTGAATACCGTTTGCTACATCAAAAAGTTTGACCATCAGAAACCCATCATGAAAAAAGTGCAGATCGAGAATCGTGAATGGGTTAACGAAATGATCTATCGCACAGATAAGGGCCTGTATGAAAAAGCGCTGATTGCCCGGAAAGAAGGCAACGCCCGTTTGCTGAAAATGCAGCAGGAACTTAAAGACCGCAAAGCCAAAGGCGAAGATATTGGCCGTGGAAACGAGATGTTTTTGAAAATGCCCGTTACCGATGATACACAAAGCTTTGATGATTACCTTAAAAGCTGGGCTGGTAGTGGTATGTATGATATGTTTGGTACCAATACCTCAGCTTATCATAAGTACTACCTTGCCAACCTCGAATACTTTTACCCGCTTGATGCTTACTCATTACAGGTTGATGAGGATGCCAAAAAACTGGGTATCTCCAATCGTAAAGTTGAGTTGCTGGAAAAATGTATCAAAATGCTTGAAAAAGGGGAGGAGCCTGCCCTGGCGCAACGGGTACTGGAAAGGTATACCACCGAAAAATTCGCGTCGGCTAAAGAGTGGCGTGATTGGTTGACCAGGAACAAAGCGAACCTTTATTACACTGAATCGGGCGGTTTCAAATTCATGGTGAATATTTATAAAGCTGAAACAACAGCAGTTGTACCGGCACCAACCGGCGACATGAAAACTGCAAATGCGGCAATAATGCCAACCCGTACCGACCCGGTGATAGTGAGCGCCAAATTAGTTGATGAGGCAAACGGGAAAAAACAGGTGGTTGTTAAGGCCGATATTTTACAAGGCTGGCATATTTATGCGTATGTGCCAAAGGACAGTCCTTTTATTACCACACAACCTATCATTGAGTTGCCCAAAGGCATAACAAACACCGAATGGCAAACATCAGCCGGCGTACCATTTACCGGTGGCGAAGGCATGTTTGTTTGGGAAGACAAGGCAACATTTAAAACGGAAATCAGCACGGCCTCATTAAAGCCCGGAATGGTGATTAAATGCGGCCTTTACTACCAGGTTTGTGATAACAACAAATGTTTCCCGCCAAAAAGAAAAATAATTGAAATACAGGTTTTATAA
- a CDS encoding M16 family metallopeptidase has protein sequence MKNIKSTILLASAGLALSWSFQAAPTWAQVSKPKITKAAAEKNLPLDPAVRTGKLPNGFTYYIRHNEEPKKRVTFYLANKIGSVLEDDSQRGLAHFMEHMSFNGTKHFPKNELVSYLQKSGVRFGADLNAYTSFDETVYQLPIPSDNPEILKNGIQIMRDWAQDATLDPTEIDKERGVVLEEKRLGKGAQERMQRAYLPVILNHSRYSLRLPIGTDEVLNNFKPETIKRFYHDWYRPDLQALIVVGDIDVNEMEKTVKAKFSDLKKPSPEKPRTKYTVPLTGQNQFIAITDKEMTVTVAQVFMKQPALDLHTASQYRQSIIRGLFNRMSGARYAEIMRQANPPYLQGGADLSGFLGGLDTYSVYAVAKPGELEKGFKTAWRETERIKRFGFTQTELDRAKQSFLSDMESALKEKNKTNSDSYVNEYLQYFLKGTAAPGISYEYDLVKNDLPGIALSEVNAVTKTSIKNSNRDVMLLAPEKDKATLPSETVVNTWIKDVEAEDLKPYNDEVSKQALLANAPVAGKITAETKDAALGTTTLTLSNGIKVVLKPTDFKDNEILFSASAPGGTSLYSDADFESAKNASGMVESFGVGNYNPTQLEKYLSGKQLSVSPYISERTQGVSGSSTPKDLETAFELIYGYLTEPRKDADLFQGIITSSKAGLANRLNDPNAVFQDTLSAVLGNHNVRRTGPSIAKIDQINLDREYAIYKERFADASGMTFTFVGNIDIEKIKPLLEKYIASLPAKNLGEQAKDLGIHIPEGQIAKNVYKGSEPKASVDLIWSGAFEYSAAEKIQLDALKECLEIRLIERLREDESGVYSPGAFANNSKFPTQRYSIFVYFGCDPKNADKLVASTLDEINKIKTNGPAQVNIDKWRAESIRSRETAVRTNGFWLGYIGGQINDKEDLHQLDTYVKDLNSVTVESVKATAQKYLSGKNYIRMQLLPEATAGK, from the coding sequence ATGAAAAACATAAAAAGTACTATTTTATTGGCCAGCGCGGGGCTTGCCCTCAGTTGGTCGTTTCAGGCAGCCCCTACTTGGGCGCAGGTAAGTAAACCTAAAATAACAAAGGCAGCAGCAGAGAAGAACCTGCCTCTTGATCCTGCGGTGCGTACGGGCAAACTGCCAAACGGTTTTACCTACTATATCCGCCACAATGAAGAGCCCAAAAAACGTGTTACATTTTACCTGGCCAACAAGATTGGCTCGGTATTGGAAGATGACAGCCAGCGCGGCCTTGCTCACTTTATGGAACATATGAGCTTTAATGGTACTAAGCATTTTCCTAAAAATGAGCTGGTGAGTTACCTGCAAAAATCTGGCGTGCGTTTCGGGGCCGATTTAAATGCTTATACCTCATTTGATGAAACGGTATATCAGTTGCCTATCCCGTCGGATAATCCTGAAATCCTGAAAAATGGCATCCAGATCATGCGCGACTGGGCCCAGGATGCTACTTTAGATCCTACTGAGATTGATAAAGAGCGCGGTGTTGTGCTGGAAGAAAAACGTTTGGGTAAAGGTGCACAGGAGCGTATGCAAAGGGCTTACCTGCCGGTAATCCTTAACCACTCGCGTTATTCGCTGCGCCTGCCTATCGGTACAGATGAAGTATTGAATAACTTTAAGCCCGAAACCATCAAACGTTTTTACCACGATTGGTACCGTCCGGATTTGCAGGCCTTGATAGTAGTAGGTGACATCGATGTTAATGAGATGGAGAAAACCGTTAAAGCCAAGTTTAGCGATCTGAAGAAACCATCTCCTGAAAAGCCCCGCACTAAATATACAGTACCATTGACCGGGCAAAATCAGTTTATTGCCATTACCGATAAGGAAATGACGGTAACTGTGGCTCAGGTGTTTATGAAACAACCGGCGCTTGATCTGCATACCGCTTCTCAATACCGTCAAAGCATTATCCGTGGTTTATTCAACAGGATGTCTGGTGCCCGTTATGCTGAAATAATGCGTCAGGCTAATCCTCCATATTTACAAGGTGGTGCCGACCTGAGCGGATTTTTAGGAGGATTAGATACCTATAGCGTATACGCTGTAGCTAAACCCGGCGAGCTTGAAAAAGGTTTCAAAACTGCCTGGCGCGAAACAGAAAGAATCAAGCGTTTTGGATTTACCCAAACCGAACTTGACCGTGCCAAACAAAGCTTCCTGAGCGATATGGAATCGGCGCTGAAAGAGAAAAACAAAACCAATTCCGATAGCTACGTGAACGAATACCTGCAATACTTTTTAAAGGGTACTGCAGCTCCGGGTATCAGCTACGAGTATGACCTGGTAAAAAATGACCTGCCTGGTATTGCGTTAAGCGAGGTGAATGCTGTTACCAAAACATCTATCAAAAACAGCAATCGTGATGTGATGCTGCTTGCGCCTGAAAAGGATAAAGCCACTCTGCCATCAGAAACAGTGGTTAACACCTGGATAAAGGATGTTGAAGCAGAAGATCTGAAACCTTATAATGATGAGGTGAGCAAACAAGCGTTGTTAGCCAATGCGCCTGTAGCCGGCAAAATCACAGCCGAAACCAAAGATGCCGCACTGGGCACAACAACCCTTACGCTAAGCAATGGTATCAAGGTAGTATTAAAACCAACCGACTTTAAAGATAACGAGATCCTGTTCAGTGCCTCGGCACCGGGTGGTACATCGCTTTACAGCGATGCTGATTTTGAGTCGGCTAAAAACGCGTCGGGTATGGTTGAGTCATTTGGCGTGGGTAATTATAATCCTACACAATTAGAGAAATACCTTTCGGGTAAGCAGCTAAGCGTTAGCCCGTACATTAGCGAGCGTACACAAGGCGTTAGCGGAAGCTCAACCCCTAAAGACCTGGAAACGGCCTTTGAGCTTATTTACGGATACTTAACCGAGCCACGTAAAGATGCCGATCTTTTTCAGGGTATTATCACCAGCTCAAAAGCCGGGCTTGCAAACAGGCTGAACGATCCTAATGCTGTGTTCCAGGATACTTTAAGCGCGGTATTGGGTAATCATAACGTTCGTCGTACCGGTCCGAGCATTGCCAAGATCGATCAGATTAACCTTGACCGTGAGTATGCTATTTATAAAGAGCGTTTTGCCGATGCATCAGGCATGACCTTCACTTTTGTTGGTAATATCGACATTGAAAAAATTAAACCGCTGCTTGAAAAATACATAGCCTCGTTACCGGCCAAAAACCTGGGCGAACAAGCTAAAGACTTAGGAATTCACATCCCGGAAGGGCAGATAGCTAAAAACGTATACAAAGGCTCGGAACCTAAAGCTTCTGTTGATTTGATTTGGTCAGGTGCGTTTGAATATAGCGCTGCCGAAAAGATCCAGCTGGATGCTTTGAAAGAGTGTTTAGAGATCAGGCTGATTGAGCGTTTAAGGGAAGATGAAAGCGGTGTTTACTCGCCGGGCGCGTTTGCCAATAACAGCAAGTTCCCTACGCAACGTTATTCTATATTCGTTTACTTTGGTTGTGATCCTAAAAATGCCGACAAGCTGGTAGCTTCAACACTGGATGAGATCAACAAGATCAAAACCAATGGCCCTGCACAGGTAAACATTGACAAATGGCGTGCCGAGAGTATCCGCAGCCGCGAAACCGCGGTACGTACAAATGGTTTCTGGTTGGGCTACATTGGCGGGCAGATCAACGATAAGGAAGACCTGCACCAGTTAGATACCTATGTTAAGGATTTGAATAGCGTAACTGTAGAAAGCGTAAAAGCTACCGCGCAAAAATACCTGAGCGGCAAAAACTACATCCGTATGCAATTGCTTCCAGAGGCAACTGCCGGTAAATAA
- a CDS encoding SDR family oxidoreductase, which translates to METIKNTALVVGANGVIGTNLINYLEGLNNWNIIALSRRGGSNNGNIRYIAVDLLDENDYKQKLSVLTDVTHIFYAAYQDKPTWAELVQPNLAMLMNVVLAIEPIAYNLQHISLMQGYKVYGAHLGPFKTPAKESDAGHMPPEFNVDQQIFLEKQQQGKKWSWSAIRPSVVGGTAIGNPMNLALVIALYATISKELGLPLRFPGKLGAYDKLLEMTDATLLAKATVWAATTQAAANQAFNINNGDLFRWTELWPKIAAYFKMETAPPLQMPLQTIMADKEPQWEAIREKYTLAPHSYRQLSSWAFGEFVFSWDYDFFADGTKARRMGFHEFIDTEQMFYNLFNELRVEKIIP; encoded by the coding sequence ATGGAAACTATAAAAAACACAGCGCTTGTTGTTGGTGCCAACGGGGTGATAGGTACTAATTTGATAAATTACCTTGAAGGACTTAATAATTGGAACATTATAGCGCTATCCCGCCGCGGCGGCTCAAACAACGGGAATATCCGCTACATAGCCGTGGATTTGCTGGATGAAAACGACTATAAGCAAAAACTAAGTGTATTAACTGACGTTACACACATATTTTACGCCGCCTATCAAGACAAACCCACATGGGCCGAACTGGTACAACCCAACCTTGCTATGCTAATGAATGTTGTTTTAGCAATTGAGCCCATTGCCTACAATTTGCAGCACATCAGTCTTATGCAAGGATACAAGGTATATGGCGCGCACCTTGGCCCATTTAAAACACCTGCAAAGGAAAGTGATGCAGGACACATGCCGCCCGAATTTAATGTAGATCAGCAAATTTTTCTGGAGAAACAGCAGCAAGGTAAAAAATGGTCGTGGTCGGCCATTCGCCCATCAGTGGTCGGCGGTACTGCTATAGGTAACCCTATGAACCTGGCTCTGGTGATTGCGCTATACGCGACAATTTCAAAAGAACTTGGCCTACCTCTTCGTTTTCCGGGTAAACTGGGCGCTTATGATAAATTGTTGGAAATGACAGATGCCACCTTATTAGCTAAGGCTACTGTGTGGGCTGCCACTACTCAAGCCGCAGCAAACCAGGCTTTTAATATCAACAATGGCGATTTATTTAGATGGACTGAGCTTTGGCCTAAAATTGCGGCTTACTTTAAAATGGAAACAGCACCGCCACTTCAAATGCCACTGCAAACTATTATGGCCGATAAAGAACCGCAATGGGAAGCTATTCGCGAAAAATACACCCTTGCACCGCATAGTTACCGCCAGCTGTCATCATGGGCGTTCGGCGAATTTGTATTTTCATGGGATTATGATTTTTTTGCCGATGGCACCAAGGCAAGGCGCATGGGCTTTCATGAATTTATTGATACCGAACAGATGTTCTATAACCTGTTTAACGAACTCCGGGTAGAAAAGATTATACCCTGA
- a CDS encoding TlpA family protein disulfide reductase yields MKINFKRLLLVTPVALALSTGWKADGKASSSKQDTADASQNLTVGKPLPVFELQTADGKTIKLSSLKGHAVLVDFWASWCMPCRAAIPHLKELYQKYHGKGFEILSVSIDQNSKAWKNAMLKEAMPWQQGIDRYEEGKDASIMMTALGIQSVPFAIMLDAGGKVILVNPAATDMDGYLKDTFTK; encoded by the coding sequence ATGAAAATAAATTTTAAAAGGTTGTTGTTGGTAACACCGGTAGCACTTGCCTTAAGCACAGGATGGAAGGCAGATGGAAAAGCGTCATCATCAAAACAAGATACCGCTGACGCCAGTCAAAACCTGACTGTTGGAAAACCATTGCCGGTTTTTGAGTTACAAACTGCCGATGGTAAAACCATCAAATTATCATCGTTAAAGGGGCATGCGGTACTTGTTGATTTTTGGGCGTCGTGGTGTATGCCCTGCCGGGCTGCCATCCCGCATCTCAAGGAACTCTACCAAAAATATCACGGCAAAGGATTTGAGATTTTAAGCGTTTCGATAGATCAGAACAGCAAAGCCTGGAAAAACGCTATGCTTAAAGAAGCTATGCCATGGCAGCAGGGAATTGATAGGTATGAGGAAGGCAAAGACGCCTCAATAATGATGACGGCCTTAGGGATCCAGTCTGTACCATTTGCTATTATGCTTGATGCAGGAGGGAAGGTGATACTGGTTAACCCGGCTGCTACCGATATGGACGGGTATCTGAAAGATACATTTACTAAATAA